The proteins below come from a single Triticum aestivum cultivar Chinese Spring chromosome 5D, IWGSC CS RefSeq v2.1, whole genome shotgun sequence genomic window:
- the LOC123123283 gene encoding 30S ribosomal protein S7, chloroplastic-like: MSRRGTAEKRTAKSDPIFRNRLVNMVVNRIMKDGKKSLAYQILYRAVKKIQQKTETNPLLVLRQAIRRVTPNIGVKTRRNKKGSTRKVPIEIGSNQGRALAIRWLLEASQKRPGRNMAFKLSSELVDAAKGSGGAIRKKEATHRMAEVNRALAHFR, translated from the coding sequence ATGTCACGTCGAGGTACTGCAGAAAAAAGAACTGCAAAATCCGATCCAATTTTTCGTAATCGATTAGTTAACATGGTGGTTAACCGTATTATGAAAGACGGAAAAAAATCATTGGCTTATCAAATTCTCTATCGAGCCGTGAAAAAGATTCAACAAAAGACAGAAACAAATCCACTATTGGTTTTACGTCAAGCaatacgtagagtaactcccaatatAGGAGTAAAAACAAGACGTAATAAAAAAGGATCGACGCGGAAAGTTCCGATTGAAATAGGATCTAATCAAGGAAGAGCACTCGCCATTCGTTGGTTATTAGAAGCATCCCAAAAGCGTCCGGGTCGAAATATGGCTTTCAAATTAAGTTCCGAATTAGTAGATGCTGCCAAAGGGAGTGGGGGTGCCATACGCAAAAAGGAAGCGACTCATAGAATGGCAGAGGTAAATAGAGCTCTTGCACATTTTCGTTAA
- the LOC123123281 gene encoding NAD(P)H-quinone oxidoreductase subunit 2 B, chloroplastic-like, with protein MIWHVQNENFILDSTRIFMKAFHLLLFNGSFIFPECILIFGLILLLMIDSTSDQKDRPWFYFISSTSLVISITALLFRWREEPIISFSGNFQTNNFNEIFQFLILLCSTLCIPLSVEYIECTEMAITEFLLFVLTATLGGMFLCGANDLITIFVAPECFSLCSYLLCGYTKRDLRSNEATMKYLLMGGASSSILVHGFSWLYGSSGGEIELQEIVNGLINTQMYNSPGISIALISITVGLGFKLSPAPFHQWTPDVYEGVWFVRQIPTSISISEVFGFCKTP; from the coding sequence ATGATCTGGCATGTACAGAATGAAAACTTCATTCTCGATTCTACGAGAATTTTTATGAAAGCGTTTCATTTGCTTCTCTTCAATGGAAGTTTCATTTTTCCAGAATGTATCCTAATTTTTGGCCTAATTCTTCTTCTGATGATCGATTCAACCTCTGATCAAAAAGATAGACCTTGGTTCTATTTCATCTCTTCAACAAGTTTAGTAATAAGCATAACGGCCCTATTGTTCCGATGGAGAGAAGAACCTATAATTAGCTTTTCGGGAAATTTCCAAACGAACAATTTCAACGAAATCTTTCAATTTCTCATTTTATTATGTTCAACTTTATGTATTCCTCTATCCgtagagtacattgaatgtacagaAATGGCTATAACAGAGTTTCTGTTATTCGTATTAACAGCTACTCTAGGGGGAATGTTTTTATGTGGTGCTAACGATTTAATAACTATCTTTGTAGCTCCAGAATGTTTCAGTTTATGTTCCTACCTATTGTGTGGATATACCAAGAGAGATCTACGGTCTAATGAGGCTACTATGAAATATTTACTCATGGGTGGGGCAAGCTCTTCTATTCTGGTTCATGGTTTCTCTTGGCTATATGGTTCATCTGGGGGGGAGATCGAGCTTCAAGAAATTGTGAACGGTCTTATCAATACACAAATGTATAACTCCCCAGGAATTTCAATTGCGCTTATATCCATCACTGTAGGACTTGGGTTTAAGCTTTCCCCAGCCCCTTTTCATCAATGGACTCCTGACGTCTACGAAGGAGTGTGGTTCGTTCGACAAATTCCTACCTCTATATCTATCTCTGAGGTGTTTGGGTTTTGCAAAACTCCATAG
- the LOC123123282 gene encoding photosystem II protein D1, with protein sequence MTAILERRESTSLWGRFCNWITSTENRLYIGWFGVLMIPTLLTATSVFIIAFIAAPPVDIDGIREPVSGSLLYGNNIISGAIIPTSAAIGLHFYPIWEAASVDEWLYNGGPYELIVLHFLLGVACYMGREWELSFRLGMRPWIAVAYSAPVAAATAVFLIYPIGQGSFSDGMPLGISGTFNFMIVFQAEHNILMHPFHMLGVAGVFGGSLFSAMHGSLVTSSLIRETTENESANEGYKFGQEEETYNIVAAHGYFG encoded by the coding sequence ATGACTGCAATTTTAGAGAGACGCGAAAGTACAAGCCTGTGGGGTCGCTTCTGCAACTGGATAACTAGCACTGAAAATCGTCTTTACATCGGATGGTTCGGTGTTTTGATGATCCCTACCTTATTGACCGCAACTTCTGTATTTATTATCGCCTTCATCGCTGCCCCTCCAGTAGATATTGATGGTATTCGTGAGCCTGTTTCTGGTTCTTTACTTTATGGAAACAATATTATCTCTGGTGCTATTATCCCTACTTCTGCGGCGATCGGATTGCACTTTTACCCAATTTGGGAAGCCGCATCTGTTGATGAGTGGTTATACAATGGTGGTCCTTATGAGCTAATTGTTCTACACTTCTTACTTGGTGTAGCTTGTTATATGGGTCGTGAGTGGGAACTTAGTTTCCGTCTGGGTATGCGTCCTTGGATTGCTGTTGCATATTCAGCTCCTGTTGCAGCTGCTACTGCTGTTTTCTTGATTTACCCTATTGGTCAAGGAAGCTTTTCTGATGGTATGCCTTTAGGAATCTCTGGTACTTTCAACTTTATGATTGTATTCCAGGCAGAGCACAACATCCTTATGCATCCATTCCACATGTTAGGTGTAGCTGGTGTATTCGGCGGTTCCCTATTCAGTGCTATGCATGGTTCCTTGGTAACCTCTAGTTTGATCAGGGAAACTACTGAAAATGAATCTGCTAATGAGGGTTACAAATTTGGTCAAGAGGAAGAAACTTATAATATTGTGGCTGCTCATGGTTATTTTGGCTGA
- the LOC123123280 gene encoding maturase K-like: MVLYGSSYALCSISRKGNSCIKRHFFLKKKWKCYLINFWQYYFCFWTQPQRIHINQLANSCFDFMGYLSSVQKSSLLVRNQMLENSFLIDTRMKKFDTIVPATLLIGYLSKAQFCTGSGHPISKPIWTDLSDWDILDRFGRICRNLFHYHSGSSKKRTLYRLKYILRLSCARTLSRKHKSTVRTFMQRLGSAFLEEFFMEEEQVFSLMFTKTTLFSFCGSHTERIWYLDIIRINDPVNPLN; the protein is encoded by the coding sequence ATGGTTCTTTATGGATCCTCTTATGCATTATGTTCGATATCAAGGAAAGGCAATTCTTGCATCAAAAGGCACTTTTTTTTGAAGAAGAAATGGAAATGCTACCTTATCAATTTCTGGCAATATTATTTCTGTTTTTGGACTCAGCCGCAAAGAATCCATATAAACCAATTAGCAAACTCTTGCTTCGATTTTATGGGGTACCTTTCAAGTGTACAAAAAAGTTCTTTGTTAGTAAGGAATCAAATGCTGGAGAATTCATTTCTAATAGATACTCGAATGAAAAAATTCGATACCATAGTCCCCGCTACTCTCCTCATAGGATACTTATCAAAAGCTCAATTTTGTACTGGATCGGGGCATCCTATTAGTAAACCCATTTGGACAGATTTATCAGATTGGGATATTCTTGATCGATTTGGTCGGATATGTAGAAATCTTTTTCATTATCATAGTGGATCTTCGAAAAAACGGACTTTGTATCGACTAAAGTATATACTTCGACTTTCATGCGCTAGAACTTTATCTCGGAAACATAAAAGCACGGTACGAACTTTTATGCAACGATTGGGTTCGGCATTTTTAGAAGAATTTTTTATGGAAGAAGAGCAAGTTTTTTCTTTGATGTTCACCAAAACAACTCTTTTTTCTTTCTGTGGATCACACACTGAGCGTATTTGGTATTTGGATATTATACGTATCAATGACCCGGTCAACCCTCTTAATTAA